The Vibrio kanaloae genome has a window encoding:
- the trhP gene encoding prephenate-dependent tRNA uridine(34) hydroxylase TrhP: protein MTTQKPFVPELLSPAGSLKNMRYAFAYGADAVYAGQPRYSLRVRNNEFNHENLQIGIDEAHAQGKKLYVVCNIQPHNSKLKTFIRDLKPVVDMGPDALIMSDPGLIMMVREAFPEMPIHLSVQANAVNWATVKFWSTQGVERVILSRELSLEEIEEIREHCPETELEIFVHGALCMAYSGRCLLSGYMNKRDPNQGTCTNACRWEYKTEAAKEDENGQIVEANPTGVAIQEVETQDIEVQDERPDNTLGLGKPTDEVVLLSESHKPEEKMAAFEDEHGTYIMNSKDLRAIQHVERLTKMGVHSLKIEGRTKSFYYCARTAQVYRKAIDDAVAGKPFDESLMGTLESLAHRGYTEGFLRRHTHDTYQNYEYGYSISDTQQFVGEFTGKRRGDLAEVEVKNKFLLGDSLEMMTPKGNVVFKLEVMENRKSEAVDDAKGNGHFVFIPVPTDLDLQYGLLMRNLNKGQDTRNASGK from the coding sequence ATGACGACACAAAAACCATTTGTACCGGAACTATTATCACCGGCAGGAAGCCTCAAAAACATGCGTTACGCATTCGCTTACGGCGCAGATGCTGTATACGCAGGCCAGCCACGTTACAGCCTTCGCGTTCGTAACAACGAGTTCAATCACGAAAACCTACAAATCGGTATCGATGAAGCTCATGCTCAAGGCAAAAAGTTATATGTTGTATGTAACATTCAGCCGCACAACTCTAAGTTAAAAACATTCATTCGCGACCTTAAACCAGTTGTAGATATGGGCCCTGACGCGCTTATCATGTCAGATCCTGGTCTTATCATGATGGTTCGTGAAGCATTCCCTGAAATGCCAATCCATCTTTCTGTTCAAGCAAACGCAGTAAACTGGGCGACCGTTAAGTTCTGGTCAACTCAAGGCGTTGAGCGTGTAATCCTATCTCGTGAGCTATCGCTTGAAGAGATCGAAGAGATTCGCGAACACTGCCCAGAAACAGAACTAGAGATCTTTGTTCACGGTGCACTTTGCATGGCTTACTCAGGCCGTTGTCTACTTTCTGGTTACATGAACAAACGCGATCCAAACCAAGGTACTTGCACTAACGCTTGTCGTTGGGAATATAAAACTGAAGCAGCGAAAGAAGACGAAAACGGTCAGATCGTTGAAGCAAACCCTACTGGTGTTGCTATTCAAGAAGTAGAAACGCAAGACATTGAAGTTCAAGATGAGCGTCCAGACAACACACTAGGTCTTGGTAAACCAACAGACGAAGTGGTTCTGCTTTCTGAATCACACAAGCCAGAAGAAAAAATGGCAGCGTTTGAAGATGAGCATGGTACTTACATCATGAACTCAAAAGACCTTCGTGCAATCCAACACGTTGAGCGACTAACGAAGATGGGTGTTCACTCTCTTAAAATCGAAGGTCGTACTAAGTCTTTCTACTACTGTGCACGTACAGCACAGGTTTACCGTAAAGCTATCGACGATGCTGTAGCAGGCAAACCATTTGATGAAAGCCTAATGGGTACGCTAGAGAGCCTAGCTCACCGTGGCTACACTGAGGGATTCCTACGCCGTCATACACACGACACATACCAAAACTACGAGTACGGTTACTCTATCTCTGATACTCAACAGTTTGTTGGTGAGTTCACGGGCAAGCGCCGTGGTGACCTAGCTGAAGTAGAAGTGAAGAACAAGTTCCTATTAGGCGATAGCTTAGAGATGATGACACCGAAAGGTAACGTTGTCTTCAAATTAGAAGTCATGGAAAATCGTAAATCTGAAGCTGTAGACGATGCGAAAGGCAACGGTCACTTTGTATTTATTCCTGTACCAACAGATTTAGACCTACAGTACGGTTTGTTAATGCGCAACTTGAACAAAGGCCAAGATACGCGTAACGCATCAGGTAAATAA
- a CDS encoding YfhL family 4Fe-4S dicluster ferredoxin, giving the protein MALLITDKCINCDMCDPECPNGAITMGDRIFEIDPDLCTECKGHYEKPTCQSVCPITKCIITDPNHIETDDELLEKFVIIQGLT; this is encoded by the coding sequence ATGGCTCTACTAATAACTGACAAGTGCATCAACTGCGATATGTGTGACCCAGAATGCCCAAATGGTGCAATCACTATGGGCGACAGAATCTTTGAGATCGATCCTGATTTATGTACTGAGTGTAAAGGTCACTATGAAAAGCCAACATGTCAATCAGTGTGCCCCATTACCAAATGCATTATCACTGACCCAAATCATATTGAAACTGATGACGAGTTACTTGAAAAGTTTGTCATCATTCAAGGCTTAACCTGA
- the mepA gene encoding penicillin-insensitive murein endopeptidase: MRLLYTSALIFYSLAVSATPWEKEKSPTRNSTSSIGSYANGCLDGAQALPINGEGYQIIRPQRERYYGHTEAIQFIERLGIITSEQLNTNLLVGDISLPRGGRFSSGHSSHQTGLDIDIWLRLTSKRLTENELTVPKPVSVVDLTNYKLRKSNWTDDHFQVIRYAAKDKKVVRIFVHPVIKQALCDQDSSDVNDRSWLGKIRPWWGHHSHFHVRLKCPEGSSNCIAQASPPKGDGCGYELASWAPKTVPEPHQKVVKKKKKKKVKVMPSQCLALISNQ; encoded by the coding sequence ATGAGGTTACTTTATACATCGGCTCTTATTTTTTATTCGCTTGCCGTATCGGCAACTCCGTGGGAAAAAGAAAAAAGCCCGACAAGAAACTCAACCTCATCAATAGGAAGTTATGCCAATGGTTGCCTCGATGGCGCACAGGCCCTGCCGATTAACGGGGAGGGTTATCAAATTATTCGCCCTCAGCGAGAGCGCTACTATGGCCATACTGAAGCCATTCAGTTTATTGAAAGGCTAGGTATAATTACAAGCGAGCAACTCAACACCAACTTGTTAGTTGGCGATATTTCACTACCTCGAGGGGGCCGCTTCTCATCTGGTCATTCAAGTCACCAGACTGGGTTGGATATTGATATATGGTTGAGGTTAACCAGTAAGAGGCTTACTGAGAATGAACTTACTGTCCCTAAACCTGTGAGTGTTGTGGATCTTACTAACTACAAACTGCGTAAATCTAATTGGACCGATGATCACTTTCAAGTTATTCGCTATGCAGCGAAAGATAAAAAAGTGGTGCGTATCTTTGTTCACCCTGTCATTAAACAGGCCCTTTGTGATCAAGATAGCTCTGATGTTAATGATAGATCTTGGTTAGGTAAAATAAGACCTTGGTGGGGGCATCATTCTCACTTCCATGTTCGTTTAAAGTGCCCGGAAGGCAGTTCAAACTGTATAGCTCAAGCAAGCCCTCCTAAAGGTGATGGTTGTGGGTATGAATTAGCAAGCTGGGCTCCGAAAACTGTGCCAGAGCCACACCAAAAAGTAGTGAAAAAGAAGAAAAAAAAGAAAGTTAAAGTGATGCCTAGTCAGTGTTTGGCTTTAATATCAAATCAGTAA
- the clpB gene encoding ATP-dependent chaperone ClpB, with amino-acid sequence MRLDRFTSKFQIAISDAQSLALGRDHQYIEPVHLMVSLLNQDSSAIRPLLTMLNVDVVQLRSKLSEMLDRVPKVSGIGGDVQLSNSMGTLFNLCDKVAQKRQDSYISSEVFLLAAIEDKGPLGNLLKELGLTEQKLSQAIEQVRGGQKVDDPNAEDRRQALEKFTIDLTERAEQGKLDPVIGRDDEIRRTIQVLQRRTKNNPVIIGEPGVGKTAIVEGLAQRIINNEVPEGLRGRRVLSLDMGSLVAGAKYRGEFEERLKSVLNELSKEEGNIILFIDEIHTMVGAGKGEGSMDAGNMLKPALARGELHCVGATTLDEYRKYIEKDPALERRFQKILVDEPTVEDTVAILRGLKERYELHHHVEITDPAIVAAATLSHRYVSDRQLPDKAIDLIDEAASSIRMQIDSKPESLDKLERKIIQLKIEQQALTNENDEASEKRLRTLQAELTDKERDFAELEEVWNADKAALSGTQHIKSELEQARMDMDFARRAGDLNRMSELQYGRIPELEKQLDLATQAEMQEMTLLRNKVTDAEIAVVLSKQTGIPVSKMLEAEKDKLLKMESALHKRVIGQAEAVEVVSNAIRRSRAGLSDPNKPIGSFLFLGPTGVGKTELCKTLANFMFDSEDAMVRIDMSEFMEKHSVARLVGAPPGYVGYEEGGYLTEAVRRKPYSVILLDEVEKAHPDVFNILLQVLDDGRLTDGQGRTVDFRNTVVIMTSNLGSARIQENFNTLDYQGIKNEVMEVVGKHFRPEFLNRVDESVVFHPLAQEHIQSIASIQLEHLSKRMEGSGYELEVSDKALKFIAQTGFDPVYGARPLKRAIQQSVENPLAKAILAGKINPDKKVQLLVNNDRIIVHQ; translated from the coding sequence ATGCGTCTCGATCGATTCACTAGTAAATTTCAAATTGCGATATCTGATGCTCAGTCACTCGCATTAGGTCGTGATCATCAATATATAGAACCCGTACACCTAATGGTGTCATTGCTAAATCAAGATAGTAGTGCGATTCGTCCACTTTTAACTATGTTGAATGTTGATGTTGTTCAGTTACGTTCGAAATTGAGCGAAATGTTAGATCGTGTGCCGAAAGTAAGTGGTATCGGCGGGGATGTTCAGCTCTCAAATTCAATGGGAACGCTATTCAACCTATGTGACAAGGTCGCGCAAAAGCGTCAAGACAGCTACATCTCTTCGGAAGTTTTCTTACTTGCAGCCATTGAAGACAAAGGCCCTTTAGGTAACTTACTTAAAGAGCTAGGTCTTACTGAACAAAAGTTATCTCAAGCTATCGAGCAAGTTCGAGGCGGTCAAAAAGTTGATGACCCAAATGCGGAAGATAGACGCCAAGCACTAGAGAAGTTCACCATTGATCTGACTGAAAGAGCAGAGCAAGGCAAACTGGATCCTGTGATCGGTCGAGATGATGAGATTCGCCGTACTATTCAAGTTCTGCAACGTCGTACTAAAAATAATCCAGTTATTATCGGTGAGCCTGGTGTGGGTAAAACCGCGATCGTAGAAGGTTTAGCGCAGCGTATTATCAATAATGAGGTGCCTGAAGGGTTAAGAGGTCGACGGGTACTTTCATTAGATATGGGATCTTTGGTTGCCGGCGCTAAATATCGTGGTGAGTTCGAAGAGCGCTTGAAATCGGTTCTTAATGAGTTATCCAAAGAAGAGGGAAATATCATTCTCTTCATTGACGAAATTCATACTATGGTGGGGGCGGGTAAAGGCGAAGGCTCTATGGATGCCGGTAATATGCTAAAACCAGCATTAGCTCGTGGTGAACTGCATTGTGTCGGCGCAACAACGCTTGATGAATATCGCAAGTATATTGAGAAAGACCCGGCACTAGAGCGTCGATTCCAAAAAATACTAGTTGATGAACCAACGGTCGAGGATACCGTAGCTATCCTAAGAGGCTTAAAAGAGCGTTATGAGCTTCATCACCATGTAGAGATTACTGATCCTGCTATTGTTGCTGCGGCGACTCTATCTCATAGGTACGTCTCGGATCGTCAGTTACCAGATAAAGCTATTGATTTGATTGATGAAGCGGCTTCGAGTATTCGCATGCAGATCGATTCAAAACCTGAGTCATTGGATAAATTAGAGCGGAAAATCATTCAACTGAAGATCGAACAACAAGCTTTAACCAACGAAAACGATGAAGCTAGTGAAAAGCGGCTCCGTACATTACAAGCTGAGTTGACCGATAAAGAGCGAGACTTCGCAGAGCTTGAAGAAGTATGGAATGCGGATAAAGCGGCCCTATCGGGTACGCAACATATTAAGTCAGAGCTAGAACAAGCTCGTATGGATATGGACTTTGCAAGGCGAGCTGGTGACCTTAATCGTATGTCAGAGCTTCAATATGGTCGTATTCCTGAATTAGAGAAACAACTGGATCTAGCGACTCAAGCTGAAATGCAAGAAATGACATTGCTTCGTAATAAGGTCACTGATGCAGAAATCGCAGTAGTGCTATCGAAGCAAACGGGTATCCCGGTATCCAAAATGCTAGAAGCTGAGAAAGACAAGCTTCTTAAAATGGAAAGTGCTTTGCATAAGCGAGTTATAGGTCAAGCCGAAGCTGTCGAAGTGGTGTCGAACGCCATTCGTCGTAGCCGTGCGGGTTTGTCTGATCCGAACAAGCCCATTGGTTCTTTCTTATTTCTCGGTCCTACAGGGGTAGGTAAAACAGAACTGTGTAAAACATTAGCGAACTTCATGTTTGATAGTGAAGATGCCATGGTACGTATCGATATGTCTGAGTTCATGGAGAAGCACTCAGTTGCTCGTTTAGTCGGTGCGCCTCCGGGTTATGTTGGGTATGAAGAGGGTGGGTATCTAACAGAAGCAGTACGTCGTAAGCCGTACTCGGTAATTTTGTTGGATGAAGTAGAGAAAGCTCACCCAGATGTTTTCAACATTCTATTACAGGTTCTTGATGATGGGCGCTTAACCGATGGTCAAGGTCGTACTGTGGACTTTAGGAACACGGTAGTCATCATGACATCTAATCTAGGTTCTGCTCGTATTCAGGAGAATTTCAATACACTGGATTACCAAGGAATCAAAAATGAAGTGATGGAAGTAGTAGGGAAACATTTCCGACCTGAGTTTTTAAACCGTGTTGATGAAAGTGTTGTATTCCATCCATTAGCTCAAGAACACATTCAATCAATTGCCTCTATTCAGCTTGAACATTTAAGTAAGCGTATGGAAGGCAGTGGATATGAACTTGAAGTTTCAGACAAAGCGTTGAAGTTTATTGCTCAAACTGGCTTCGATCCTGTTTATGGTGCAAGGCCTTTGAAACGAGCAATCCAACAAAGTGTTGAGAACCCGTTAGCGAAAGCGATACTTGCTGGCAAAATAAACCCAGATAAGAAAGTACAGCTATTAGTAAACAACGATAGAATTATCGTGCACCAATAA
- the pgeF gene encoding peptidoglycan editing factor PgeF codes for MSMIIPNWNAPQNVKAFASTRVGGFSSDAYQGLNLGTHVGDDASFVENNRAWLKQQANMPASPIWLNQTHSTDVVTVLEPTTDIIDADGAFTTAKGVVCSAMTADCLPVILTNTNGTQVAAVHAGWRGLAGGILENAVAKFSNIDEANQVIAWLGPAIGEDVFEVGYDVLDAFVSFDPQAKLAFKAKSEPGKWLANMSQLATQRLHKAGVTSVTGSNLCTYADSDTFYSYRRDGVTGRQATFIWLE; via the coding sequence ATGTCGATGATCATCCCTAATTGGAATGCCCCCCAAAACGTCAAAGCGTTTGCTTCGACGCGTGTTGGTGGTTTTTCTAGCGATGCGTACCAAGGTTTAAACTTAGGTACACATGTTGGGGATGATGCTTCATTTGTTGAAAATAATAGAGCATGGCTCAAGCAACAAGCGAACATGCCTGCTTCACCGATATGGTTAAATCAAACTCACTCAACAGATGTCGTTACGGTTTTAGAACCGACGACAGATATTATTGATGCTGATGGTGCATTTACCACTGCAAAAGGTGTCGTATGCTCTGCGATGACGGCAGATTGTTTACCGGTTATCCTCACTAATACTAACGGTACACAAGTTGCGGCGGTTCATGCAGGTTGGCGTGGTCTTGCTGGTGGTATTCTTGAAAATGCAGTCGCAAAGTTCTCAAATATTGATGAAGCTAACCAGGTTATCGCTTGGCTTGGTCCTGCTATTGGTGAGGATGTGTTTGAGGTAGGTTATGATGTATTGGACGCTTTTGTTAGTTTTGATCCTCAAGCGAAATTAGCATTTAAAGCCAAATCTGAACCTGGCAAGTGGTTAGCAAACATGTCTCAACTCGCGACTCAACGATTGCATAAAGCTGGCGTGACTTCAGTGACAGGTTCGAATCTGTGTACATACGCTGATTCAGATACTTTCTATTCTTATCGTCGAGATGGTGTTACTGGGCGTCAGGCTACTTTTATTTGGTTAGAGTAA
- the rluD gene encoding 23S rRNA pseudouridine(1911/1915/1917) synthase RluD, whose translation MAQQITLTDTVKSSQLGQRLDQAVAELFTDFSRSRIKEWLLDGKIQVDGEVITKPRVKVLGGEEIILQAELADEERWEAQDIPLDIVYEDDDLLVINKPRDLVVHPGAGTPDGTILNALLFHYPQIAEVPRAGIVHRLDKDTTGLMVVAKTVPAQTRLVRALAKRRITREYEAIAIGKMTAGGVVEKGISRHATKRTLMDVNELGKPAVTHYRVAEHFREHTRIRLRLETGRTHQIRVHMSYLQHPLLGDVAYGGRARIPKGASEELTTMIRSFDRQALHAVMLKFVHPITGEEVEFHAPVPNDMVVMAEALRVDARENLEDDI comes from the coding sequence ATGGCTCAGCAGATCACATTAACAGACACAGTAAAAAGCAGCCAGTTAGGTCAACGTTTAGACCAAGCTGTCGCTGAACTATTTACCGATTTTTCTCGCTCTCGTATTAAAGAGTGGCTTCTTGATGGCAAAATCCAAGTGGATGGTGAAGTTATCACTAAGCCACGTGTTAAGGTTTTAGGTGGTGAGGAGATCATCTTGCAAGCTGAACTTGCAGATGAAGAGCGCTGGGAAGCACAAGATATTCCTTTAGACATTGTCTATGAAGATGATGACTTATTGGTGATCAATAAACCTCGCGATCTGGTTGTACACCCAGGAGCAGGCACACCGGATGGAACCATACTAAACGCATTGCTTTTCCATTATCCTCAGATCGCAGAAGTACCTCGTGCGGGTATTGTGCACCGTCTTGATAAAGACACCACTGGCCTTATGGTTGTGGCTAAAACGGTTCCAGCTCAAACTCGTTTAGTGCGTGCTCTTGCTAAGCGTCGTATCACTCGTGAATATGAAGCAATTGCAATTGGTAAAATGACCGCTGGTGGTGTTGTAGAGAAGGGCATTAGCCGTCATGCAACTAAGCGTACATTAATGGACGTGAACGAATTAGGAAAGCCAGCGGTAACTCACTATCGTGTTGCAGAACACTTCCGTGAGCATACTCGTATTCGCTTACGCCTAGAAACGGGTCGTACTCACCAAATCCGTGTTCATATGTCATACCTTCAGCACCCGCTGCTAGGTGATGTTGCATACGGTGGCCGTGCTCGTATTCCAAAAGGTGCATCTGAAGAACTAACGACGATGATTCGTTCTTTTGATCGCCAAGCACTACACGCAGTTATGCTTAAATTTGTTCACCCTATTACAGGTGAAGAAGTTGAATTTCACGCTCCTGTGCCAAATGACATGGTCGTGATGGCTGAAGCGTTACGTGTTGATGCTCGCGAAAACTTAGAAGACGACATTTAA
- the bamD gene encoding outer membrane protein assembly factor BamD, whose product MKHLTLSGLLAVSLLVGCSSSEEIVPDVPPSVLYSDAQESLQSGSWLSAIEKLEALDSRYPFGAYSEQVQLDLIYAYYKNDDLALGLATISRFLRLNPTHEKQDWVLYMRGLTHMAQDRNFMHDIFNIDRSDRDPEPVKLAFADFKRLLERFPSSPYAEDSQKRMFALKNRLAEYDLATADFYLRREAWIAAVNRTQELQKTYPDTIAARKSLKIQLKAYKKIGLEDAVLRTEKLIELNPLP is encoded by the coding sequence ATGAAACACCTTACTTTATCGGGTCTATTAGCCGTATCACTCTTGGTTGGTTGTTCAAGTAGTGAAGAGATAGTGCCAGATGTACCACCATCGGTTCTCTACTCTGACGCTCAAGAGTCACTGCAGAGCGGTAGCTGGCTTTCTGCAATCGAAAAGCTAGAAGCCTTAGACTCTCGCTATCCCTTCGGCGCCTATTCCGAGCAAGTACAGCTCGATCTGATTTACGCGTACTACAAAAATGATGACTTGGCACTCGGACTTGCCACCATTTCACGATTCCTACGCTTAAACCCAACTCATGAAAAACAAGATTGGGTTCTTTACATGCGCGGCTTAACGCACATGGCGCAAGATCGAAATTTCATGCACGATATTTTTAATATCGATCGAAGTGACCGAGATCCAGAACCAGTGAAGCTTGCCTTTGCTGATTTCAAGCGACTCCTCGAACGCTTCCCTAGCAGCCCTTATGCTGAAGACTCACAAAAACGCATGTTTGCACTTAAAAACCGCCTAGCGGAATATGATCTAGCAACGGCTGATTTCTACCTAAGGCGTGAAGCGTGGATTGCGGCAGTAAACCGCACACAAGAGCTGCAAAAGACTTACCCAGATACCATTGCAGCTCGTAAATCTTTAAAAATACAGTTAAAAGCTTATAAAAAAATTGGTTTAGAAGATGCAGTTTTAAGAACAGAGAAGTTAATTGAGCTAAACCCACTACCTTAA
- a CDS encoding MltF family protein, with translation MDVSRLLLFIGIMLFSQYSHSLELSPLSNKPYMGDLDVLKTKGMVRVLVSADLGFYYIEDGKPKGIVAEMLYHFEKSLRKKHPYLNVQIIPVQRDDLLPSLESGYGDVAVANLTITDKRLRTIDFSDPMIKDGKELIITGKKTEPITKIKQLSGKEVWIRASSSYFESVQKLNKDLNELDLPPLHVHFIEESLQDYELIELVNQGYIQGTILDSHKAKLWTDVMENIQVHHDLPLRENGQIAWALRKNSPLLKKEINKYVKTARTGTLLGNVIYQKYIDNTRWLGRALNPNKIDRVAKLSDVFEKYSNKYEFDPLMISAQGFQESGLDQSRVSHRGAIGVMQVLPSTAKDKNVNIKNIHKVDNNIHAGVKYMRFIKDRYFDDPAISSDNQIYFTLASYNAGPAKIRKMRHLAKQKGYNPNIWFKNVEIITRKYVSKEPVTYVANINRYFVIYKQLQAINAIREDGTARLLNTND, from the coding sequence GTGGATGTGAGTAGGTTGTTATTATTTATTGGGATCATGCTATTTAGCCAATATTCCCACTCATTGGAGTTGTCCCCATTAAGCAATAAGCCTTACATGGGAGACTTAGATGTACTTAAAACCAAAGGAATGGTGAGAGTGCTCGTATCTGCCGATCTTGGTTTTTATTACATCGAGGATGGCAAGCCAAAAGGCATCGTGGCAGAAATGCTCTACCACTTTGAGAAAAGCCTTCGTAAGAAACACCCCTACCTCAATGTTCAAATAATCCCCGTACAACGAGATGATCTACTTCCCTCTTTAGAATCTGGCTATGGTGATGTCGCTGTCGCTAACCTAACGATCACCGACAAACGACTACGAACCATCGATTTTTCAGATCCAATGATTAAAGATGGTAAAGAACTCATTATCACAGGGAAAAAGACCGAACCTATCACCAAAATCAAACAATTGAGCGGTAAAGAAGTATGGATCCGAGCAAGCTCGAGTTACTTCGAGAGCGTGCAAAAGTTAAATAAAGACCTTAATGAACTGGATTTACCTCCACTGCATGTCCACTTCATTGAAGAGTCACTGCAAGACTACGAGCTGATAGAGCTAGTCAACCAAGGTTATATACAAGGCACAATTCTGGACAGCCATAAAGCCAAGCTTTGGACTGACGTAATGGAAAACATTCAAGTTCATCATGACTTGCCCTTACGTGAAAATGGCCAAATAGCATGGGCATTGAGAAAAAACAGCCCTTTGTTAAAGAAAGAGATCAACAAATACGTTAAGACCGCACGAACAGGCACCCTACTTGGGAATGTTATTTATCAGAAATACATCGACAACACTCGCTGGTTAGGTAGAGCACTCAACCCAAATAAAATAGACCGAGTAGCTAAGCTGTCAGATGTCTTTGAAAAGTATTCGAATAAATACGAATTCGACCCTTTGATGATATCTGCACAAGGTTTCCAAGAGTCAGGGCTTGATCAAAGCAGAGTTTCTCATCGTGGAGCTATTGGTGTGATGCAAGTATTACCGAGTACCGCAAAAGATAAAAACGTCAACATCAAGAACATCCACAAGGTAGATAACAACATCCATGCGGGTGTGAAATACATGCGCTTTATCAAAGACCGATACTTTGACGACCCAGCAATATCATCGGACAACCAAATCTACTTCACTTTGGCTTCTTACAACGCGGGCCCCGCGAAAATCAGAAAGATGAGGCACCTTGCTAAGCAAAAAGGCTACAACCCAAACATTTGGTTTAAAAACGTAGAAATCATCACTCGCAAATACGTGAGTAAAGAACCCGTAACCTATGTTGCCAACATCAATCGTTACTTCGTAATCTATAAACAATTACAAGCTATCAATGCCATCCGAGAGGACGGTACAGCGAGATTACTGAACACTAATGATTAA
- the hpf gene encoding ribosome hibernation-promoting factor, HPF/YfiA family: MKMNITGKNIDITSAIRDHIESKFKKLDKWQVDIIGCQASFSEEPNKKKKFEAVLTVPKGQLVASSIHDDLYVAINEVEQKLERQLNKLRHKPEARRADKPEIEELEAEVE; this comes from the coding sequence ATGAAAATGAACATCACTGGTAAAAACATCGACATTACCTCTGCAATCCGTGATCACATAGAAAGCAAATTTAAGAAGCTGGATAAATGGCAAGTAGACATCATTGGCTGCCAAGCGAGCTTTAGCGAAGAACCAAACAAGAAGAAGAAATTTGAAGCGGTACTAACCGTACCAAAAGGCCAACTTGTTGCCTCATCAATTCATGACGACCTCTACGTAGCGATCAACGAAGTGGAACAAAAACTAGAGCGTCAACTCAACAAGCTACGCCATAAACCAGAAGCGCGCCGCGCTGACAAGCCTGAAATCGAAGAGCTAGAAGCTGAAGTAGAATAA
- the pheA gene encoding prephenate dehydratase, whose amino-acid sequence MTDRSISLDDIRLRLNDLDDELLKLLSERRKLSIEVAKSKVETSKPVRDAVREQQLLVKLINNGKDKYELDAQYITKLFHTIIEDSVLLQQSYLQNLANPQSRKPLARVAFLGSKGSYSHLASREYFSRKNMELIELNCNHFKEVASTVESGHADYGVLPIENTSSGSINEVYDLLQHTTLYIVGELSQPIEHCLVAKSDIRLEDIKTLYSHPQPHQQCSEFLSRLKGVNLESCASTADAMKKVKELDDDDVAAIGNASSGKLYGLQAIQGNIANQTENHTRFIVVARKPVEVSTQIPAKTTLIMSTSQEAGSLVETLLILQRLGINMTKLESRPIMGNPWEEMFYVDLEAHLDSDKMQQAITELTAITRHLKVLGCYPSENIKATQVKLS is encoded by the coding sequence ATGACTGACCGCTCAATTTCACTGGATGATATCCGCCTTCGTCTTAATGATTTAGACGACGAACTCCTGAAGCTACTTTCGGAGCGTCGCAAGCTAAGTATCGAAGTCGCTAAAAGCAAGGTAGAGACATCAAAACCAGTTCGTGATGCAGTACGAGAGCAGCAACTATTAGTTAAGCTGATCAACAACGGCAAAGATAAATACGAACTTGATGCGCAGTACATTACCAAGCTGTTTCACACCATCATCGAAGATTCCGTTTTACTACAGCAGTCATACTTACAAAACCTAGCGAACCCGCAAAGCCGTAAACCATTGGCTCGCGTTGCATTTTTAGGTTCTAAGGGATCATATTCGCACCTTGCGAGTCGCGAATACTTCAGTCGCAAGAATATGGAATTGATTGAGCTGAACTGTAATCACTTCAAAGAAGTCGCATCAACAGTTGAGTCTGGTCATGCAGACTACGGTGTCCTACCGATTGAGAACACCAGCTCAGGGTCAATCAACGAAGTCTACGACCTACTACAACACACGACGCTTTACATCGTTGGTGAGCTTTCTCAGCCTATTGAGCACTGCCTTGTTGCGAAAAGTGATATCCGTTTAGAAGACATCAAAACACTCTATTCGCACCCACAGCCCCATCAGCAATGCAGCGAATTTTTAAGTCGTCTTAAAGGAGTGAACCTCGAGTCATGCGCAAGCACCGCAGATGCAATGAAAAAAGTGAAAGAGCTAGATGACGATGATGTTGCTGCTATTGGTAATGCATCTAGCGGTAAGCTTTACGGCCTACAAGCAATCCAAGGCAATATTGCAAACCAAACTGAAAACCATACTCGTTTCATCGTGGTAGCTCGTAAACCTGTTGAAGTGTCGACTCAAATCCCTGCAAAAACGACACTGATCATGTCGACCTCTCAAGAGGCAGGTTCTTTAGTCGAAACTCTACTGATTTTACAGCGCTTAGGTATCAATATGACTAAACTGGAGTCTCGTCCTATCATGGGTAACCCGTGGGAAGAGATGTTCTATGTAGATTTAGAAGCACACCTGGATTCAGATAAGATGCAACAAGCAATAACCGAACTGACAGCCATTACTCGTCACTTGAAAGTGTTGGGTTGTTACCCAAGTGAAAACATCAAAGCGACTCAGGTTAAGTTATCGTAA